A window from Dehalobacter sp. DCA encodes these proteins:
- a CDS encoding AMP-binding protein codes for MIMYEKYIGRHRDDYVTLEDLYKNFKVTCPDDFNFAYDVLDKLAEEKPDQLAMLWVSNSGEEKRITFAEMKRWSDKTANYFKSLGIKKGDLVLLVLKRSYLFWYAMMALHKIGAVAVQATNLLTAKDYIYRCQAAGIKMAVITADGDCTRHFDEAAPECKTVQMKAVTKHKEAGEGWLDFEAGVEAASDKWERPTGEEATKVTDMLIMAFSSGTTGYPKMVSHDHAYPLGHIMTGIFWHRVEPGGLHFTISDTGWLKSLWGKMYGQWLGESAIFTYDFDTFNGADILQKLEKYQITTFCAPPTMYRFMLREDVKNFNLSALKHCCTAGEALNPEVFNQWRQATGLRIFEGFGQSETTVCCSILYPWVQPRPGSMGMPTPGYQMVVADEDGKEVDPGVTGEICIKAPDYATKTKGLFMGYYRDEVNTQRSWHDGLYHTGDLAYRDELGFLWYIGRNDDIIKSSGYRIGPFEVESALAEHPAVLESAVTGVPDPIRGFNVKATIVLNKGYEPSEDMIKELQDHVKKVTAPYKYPRVIEFVTELPKTISGKIRRVEIREKDSRSE; via the coding sequence ATGATCATGTATGAGAAGTATATTGGCAGACACCGGGACGACTATGTCACGCTGGAAGATTTATATAAGAATTTTAAGGTGACCTGTCCGGATGATTTTAACTTTGCCTACGATGTCCTTGATAAATTGGCTGAGGAGAAACCCGATCAGCTGGCGATGCTCTGGGTAAGCAATAGCGGTGAAGAAAAAAGGATTACTTTTGCTGAAATGAAACGCTGGTCTGATAAGACGGCGAATTATTTTAAGTCACTTGGCATTAAAAAAGGAGATCTTGTCCTACTGGTTTTAAAAAGAAGCTATTTGTTCTGGTATGCCATGATGGCCCTGCATAAAATTGGCGCAGTGGCCGTTCAAGCAACGAACCTGCTGACGGCTAAAGATTATATCTATCGCTGCCAGGCGGCAGGTATCAAGATGGCCGTGATTACCGCAGACGGTGATTGTACCCGGCATTTTGACGAGGCTGCTCCAGAATGTAAAACGGTTCAGATGAAAGCGGTTACGAAACATAAGGAGGCAGGAGAGGGCTGGCTCGATTTTGAAGCCGGGGTTGAAGCTGCGTCTGACAAATGGGAACGCCCTACCGGCGAAGAAGCGACCAAAGTCACGGATATGCTGATTATGGCCTTTTCCTCCGGCACGACCGGCTATCCCAAGATGGTCTCGCATGATCATGCTTATCCCTTAGGACATATTATGACGGGCATTTTCTGGCACAGGGTAGAGCCTGGCGGTCTGCATTTCACAATCTCCGACACTGGATGGTTGAAATCCCTCTGGGGCAAAATGTATGGCCAGTGGTTAGGTGAATCAGCGATATTCACATATGACTTTGATACCTTTAACGGCGCGGATATTTTGCAGAAACTGGAGAAATACCAAATAACCACTTTCTGTGCACCGCCGACCATGTACCGCTTTATGCTGCGGGAAGATGTTAAGAACTTCAACCTGTCGGCGCTGAAACACTGCTGTACCGCAGGAGAGGCCTTAAATCCGGAAGTGTTCAATCAATGGCGGCAGGCTACCGGACTGCGTATCTTTGAAGGCTTTGGGCAGTCGGAGACAACCGTTTGCTGCTCGATCCTGTACCCATGGGTGCAGCCGCGACCCGGTTCGATGGGGATGCCCACACCGGGTTATCAGATGGTTGTTGCGGATGAAGACGGCAAAGAGGTTGACCCTGGTGTAACCGGGGAAATCTGCATCAAAGCTCCGGATTACGCGACCAAGACGAAAGGTCTTTTCATGGGCTATTACCGGGACGAAGTGAATACGCAGCGTTCCTGGCATGACGGCCTGTATCATACCGGCGATCTGGCCTACCGTGATGAGCTTGGTTTCCTGTGGTATATCGGCAGGAATGACGACATTATTAAATCATCCGGTTACCGCATCGGGCCTTTCGAAGTCGAGTCGGCGCTCGCAGAGCATCCCGCTGTTCTGGAATCAGCGGTAACGGGCGTTCCGGATCCTATCAGAGGATTTAACGTCAAGGCGACGATCGTACTGAACAAAGGTTACGAACCTTCGGAAGACATGATTAAGGAATTGCAGGATCATGTCAAAAAGGTAACCGCACCCTATAAATATCCGAGGGTGATTGAGTTTGTGACCGAGCTTCCCAAAACCATCAGCGGCAAAATCCGCAGGGTTGAAATCAGGGAAAAGGACTCACGGTCCGAATAA
- a CDS encoding helix-turn-helix domain-containing protein: MTDQLKDMGARLLMLRESTGFTPEKIAEILDVPVADYLQYEAGEKDFSFSFLYNVAGILGVDVLDIISGESPKLSTCCVVRAGGGYEINRRKAYDYKHLAFTFRNKKAEPFMVTVEPNNAIPERHSHDGQEFNYLVSGSMDFFIGEMVYELGEGDSVYFDSSVPHAMKTHGDAPAKFLAIVMK; this comes from the coding sequence TTGACTGATCAACTAAAGGATATGGGTGCACGTCTCTTGATGCTGCGCGAGTCAACGGGCTTCACGCCGGAAAAAATTGCTGAGATACTCGATGTTCCGGTTGCGGATTATCTTCAATATGAAGCAGGAGAAAAAGATTTTTCGTTTAGTTTTCTGTACAATGTTGCAGGTATTTTAGGGGTTGACGTACTGGATATCATCAGTGGCGAGTCACCGAAGCTATCCACCTGCTGCGTGGTCAGAGCCGGCGGCGGGTATGAGATCAACCGCCGAAAAGCTTACGATTACAAGCACCTGGCCTTCACCTTCCGCAATAAGAAAGCTGAACCATTTATGGTGACAGTAGAACCGAACAATGCGATACCGGAACGTCATTCCCATGACGGGCAAGAATTCAATTACCTGGTTTCAGGATCCATGGACTTTTTTATCGGTGAGATGGTTTACGAACTCGGTGAGGGTGACAGCGTTTACTTCGATTCGTCCGTTCCCCACGCGATGAAGACCCATGGCGATGCTCCGGCAAAATTCCTGGCCATCGTCATGAAATAA